The bacterium genome segment AAAAATCATGAGGCGGCCCATATAGCTGCTGGTGGTCAATATGTACGAGGTGGGGCTCATTATGCCTACCAGGAAGGACCTGATGGAAGACGTTACGCCGTAGGGGGAGATGTATCTATCTCCACGGGCCCAGAAAAAACCCCAGAAGAGAGTATTCGAAAAGCTCAAATTGTTCGAAATGCAGCTTTGGCTCCATCAGATCCTTCATTTGCCGATACTCAAATAGCTGCTGCTGCTTCTAAGATGGAGATGAGCGCTCGCCAGGAATTAACTCAACAAAAGACGGAAGAAACCAGAGAAACTAAAGGAGAAGCCAAAAAAGAAAAAGCAGAGATTCCTGCTAAAGCAAAAGAAACTACAGCAGGCTTTGAAGGAAAGAAGATAGAAAAAGAAGAGAGAGAAGTTTCTTTAGAATTAGAAAGAGAGATAGTCAATAAGAAGAAGACTAGTCCTAATTTAGATACTTCGGCTATTAAACAATCTCTTACCCAAGACGGAAAAGAAGAGATTACCGAAGCAGAGATTAAAAGAACTCTTCAAAAAAATAACCTCCTTGAAAAAGGTGAAGAATTTAACTTAGGTAAGACAGAGGATAAAGAAGAAGCTTCTTTAAATCCAGATAAGAGATTAAATGAAGAAGATAAGAAGAATGAAGAAAAGGATGGTATCTTAATTAAGAATGAAGCTTTAAATAAAACAGAAGGCAGTAATCCTTTAGACAAGGAAAAGGATAAAAAAGAAGGGGCTAATCAAACAATCTTTGACCAGACAACCAGTGATAAGATTAAAAGATACATAACCTCAAGTTGGCAAACAGAAGAAAAAAAAGGGAAGGGTTTTGATCTGGCGGCTTAATAAAATAAATCTTAAAATTAAATTTTTAGCCATCCGCTACAAAGTAGGATGGCTTTTTATTTAGGTATTAAAAGTTAAAATTTTTTTTCCGAAAAAAGCTTTAAGCAAGCATTTACTACCGCAGAATCATAAAGAGTGTCTTGATGACAAAAAATTTCCTCTAAAGCTCTTTCTATGCCAAGAGCTGGCCTATAAGGACGATGAGAAGTTATGGCATCCACCACATCAGCTACAGCTAATATCTTAGCTTCTAAAAGAATATCATCATCATGAAAGCCATGAGGGTATCCAGATCCGTCAATTCTTTCATGATGTTGAAGAATAATATTGGCAATTGGCCAAGGAAATTCTATATGTTTTAAGATATCATAACCAATTTGAGGGTGAACCTTAAACATAGAGTATTCTGCTTCTGTTAACAAACTTGGACTACTAAGAATTTCTGCCGGTATATGAATTTTACCTAAATCATGGATTAGTCCAGCCAGATAAAGCCCCTTAATTCTCTTTTCAGAAACACCCATCTCTCTAGCTATGGTGCAAGCAAGATTAGCGACCCGCTTTTGATGGCCTGCCGTGTAAGGATCTCTGCTCTCAATAATTAAAGAGATGGCTTCAATAGCACCATCCATAGTTTTTTCTAATTCTCTCAAATTTTGTTGACGTTCTTTTTCTAAGTTCTTATGCATAACTATCTCTTCTTTTAATTTCTTTATTAACTTCTTATTTTCTACGGTTAGTTGTTGATGTTCCAGAGCTTCTTTCAGAGTAATTAACACTTCCTCCATCTGGAAGGGCTTAGTAATGTAAGCCCAAGCTCCGGCGTTTAAAGCCTTTACGGAATTCTCTAAAGAAGCATGCCCGGTAATGACAACTTCCACCATTTCAGGGTAGGATTTCCTTAAGGACTTTAGTAACTCTATGCCTTCTATGTCTGGTAGTTTCATATCTATTAAAGACAAATTAAAGCACTTTTGCTTAAGTTTTTCTAAAGATTCTCTGCCGGTAAGAGCTATCTCTACTTTATAACCTCTGTCTTGTAAGGCAAAGGATAAAACTTGGCCAGTATCTTCATTGTCATCAATAATAAGAATCTTCTTACTTCGACTCATCTCTTTTTCCTTTCTGTATTCGGAAGCAATCAGCGGTCAGCTTTCAGTCTTAGATGGTGTCTGTGAATAGCTAAATGTTAGCTTGCAATACATTTATGATAATGTTTATTATAGAAGGTCTAGTTCATTATAGAAGGTCTAGTTCATTATAGAAGGTCTAGTTCATTATAGAAGGTCTAGTTCATTATAGAAGATCTAATTCATTATAATTTTAAATATGGCTTGAAAACAATATTTTGTCAAGATTTTACTTTTTATTTTCGGCTCATCCCGGATTAAATTAAGTTTCTTTTTAATTCAAGCTTTGGGAAAACTCATTAATGTTTCTATGAAAATCGTAAAAATTAAGTTAATCTGTTTTGTAAAATCTTATAATGAGAATGGCTGAGGAAAAGGTCTTGACGAAATATTGTTTTCAGAGTATATTTAAACTTAAGAGTAATCTTGAGTTTGTTGATGACTATAACCAGAATAAAAGACTCAAGAAATTAAACGATAAAACACCTGTTCAATACCTAAAAAAAGAAGAATACTATCCTACGACGTCTTGTTAGCTAACACTTTATCATCCATAGAAAAGTATAGACACACCTAATACAGATATGCCTCCACATAAAAAAGTATAGTTTATGAGAGCAATTTTAATTACGGAATTTGAGGCAAAGTCCAAGGGGAAAACAGTTCCGAGCATTAGCGAGGACTATCTTATCTCTGAACTATCAGAGAGATACTATAAATTTTCTACTTATCTAAAAAGACAATTTAAAACAAAAGTTCATAAGATAAGCATAGATGCGGGTTTTTCTTGCCCCAACAGGAATGGGGTAATTTCTAAGGATGGTTGTGTTTATTGTAATAACCGTGGTTTTAGTGTTAATACTAAGATTCCCTTGCCTTCTCTTTATCTTCAGATTGAAGAAGGAATAAAACGCCTAAGACAAAGATTTAAAGCTGAGAAGTTTATCGTCTATTTTCAAGCTTACACCAATACCTATGCTGATTTAATGACCTTAAAACAAAGATATGATAGTGTAAAGAATTTTGAAGATATTGTAGGGATTTCCATAGCGACACGACCTGACTGTATAAATGAAGGAATTTTAGACTTAATTAATTCTTATACGGAAGATTATGAGGTTTGGATTGAATATGGAGTGCAGTCTATTCATCAACCAACTTTAGAATTCATTAATCGAGGTCACTTATATGAAGATTTTTTAAAAGCGGTGGAGTTGACCCGGAAAAAGGAAAAGATAAAGATAGGTGCCCATCTAATTATTGGACTACCTTTTGAGACAGAAGAAATGATTCAAGAGACAGCCAAGGCCTTGGCTATTCTTAAATTAGATGGAATTAAACTACATCCTTTGTATATTGTAAAAGATACAAAATTAGAAATGCTCTTTCATCAAAAATTGTATCAACCATTAGGCTTAAACAAGTATCTAGATTTAGTTATAGGTTTCTTAGAGCATCTCTGGCCAAAGACAGTTATTCAGAGAATTAGCGCAGATTGTCCTAAGGAATTATTAGTAGCCCCTTCTTGGATATTAAATAAAAATCAAGTTTTGCAGGAAGTAGAAAGAAGACTACTCGAAGAAGAGAGATTTCAAGGTAAGTTGTGGCAAGAGATTAAAAAAAGAAAAAGTTTTGCTTGACGATGAATAAAAAAGTGTGGTATTTATTCGTTAAATAAAAAATTGTAAGCTTAATATCTAAATGGCTAATTAGTTTTTTTATGGAAAGAATTGACAAGATAAATTACTACTTAAATATTGCTACTGAATGCTTAAAACGAGGAACTTGCTTAAGAAGAAATTTTGGAGCAGTAATTGTTAAGAATGATCAAATTCTTAGTACTGGATATACTGGAGCTCCAAGAATGCAAAAGAATTGCATCGATTTAGGTTTCTGTATTCGAGAAAAATTAAGGGTTCCCAGGGGGAGTAACTATGAGCTATGTAGGTCAGTCCATGCCGAGATGAATGCCATCATTAATGTAAGTCGAATTGATATGTTAGATTCTACTTTATTTTTAAGCGGGATAGAGGTTTCAACCAATGAGTATGTTAAAAATGCTAAACCTTGTAAACTTTGTAGAAGATTTATTATTAATGCCGGTATTGGAAAGGTAATAGTTAGGGAGGCTCATCATACTTATAAAGAATATCTCACTGCCGATTGGATAGAAGAAGACGATGAGTTACTCTTAAATGGAGTAGAAATAAATGATTATTGATATGGTAAGCATAAAGATTAAGTAAGGAGGTAAAAATGAAGGTTTTAGTAAGCGATACTCTTCCTCAAGAAAGCCTTGAGCTTTTAAGAAAGGAGAAAGATTTAGAAGTAGATGTTAAGACTAAGTTATCTCCCCAAGAGCTAATAAGTTGTATTTCCAATTATCAGGTATTATTAATTCGTTCAGGAACTAAAGTTACTAAAGAAGTAATTAATGCAGCTTCTAACTTACAAATTATTGGCCGAGCTGGAGTAGGTATAGATAATGTAGATGTAGAAGCAGCGACCAGAAGGGGAATAATTGTCATGAATACTCCAGATGGAAATACTATTTCTACGGCTGAGCATACTATTGCTTTAATTCTTTCTTTATCTCGTAATATTCCTTTTGCTCATTATTCTCTGAGAAATAAAGAGTGGAAGCGAGAAAAGTTTGCCGGAGTAGAGCTCTTTGACAAGACCATCGGTATTATAGGCTTGGGTAGAATTGGAACAGAAGTAGCGAAAAGGATTAAAGCTTTTCAGATGCGAGTGATAGGCTACGATCCTTATGTTTCTGAAGAGAGAGTAGAGTCTTTGGGTATAGAGATGGTAGGATTAGAGCAGTTATATAAAGAGTCAGATTATATTACCTTACATGTGACCAAGACTCCTGAAACTAAGAATATGATCTCTAAAAAAGAGATAGAATTAATGAAGAGTGAAGTAAGAATAATTAATTGTGCCAGAGGTGGATTAATTCAGGAACAAGATTTAATTGAAGCCTTACGGAATAAACGAATTGCTGGAGCGGCCTTAGATGTTTACGAGCAAGAACCTCCAGCAGAAAGCGAACTCTTTTCTTTGGATAATTGCATTACTGTCCCTCACTTAGGCGCTTCTACTAAGGAGGCTCAGCTAAATGTGGGTGTAGATATTGTCAAGCAAGCATTAGAAGTCTTAAAAGGAGGAATGGCTAAGAATGCTATTAATATTCCTCAAATAGACGGAAATTTACTAAACCAATTAAAGCCTTACTTAAATTTAGGGGAAAAATTAGGCAGTTTTCAAGGGCAGTTAGCTTCTGCGGCGATTGAAGAAGTAGCTATTGAGTATGCAGGAGATATGACTAAGTATGATTTAAAAGCCGTCTCTATCGCGATCTTAAAAGGACTACTTTCGGCGATGATTGATGATGCTCTGGTAAATTTTGTTAATGCTCCATTTTTGGCCAAGGAACGAGGAATAAAGGTAGTGGAAAGTAAAAGTAGCCAGAGAGAAGATTTTAATAACTTAATTTCTGTTACGGTCAA includes the following:
- a CDS encoding TIGR01212 family radical SAM protein (This family includes YhcC from E. coli K-12, an uncharacterized radical SAM protein.), producing MRAILITEFEAKSKGKTVPSISEDYLISELSERYYKFSTYLKRQFKTKVHKISIDAGFSCPNRNGVISKDGCVYCNNRGFSVNTKIPLPSLYLQIEEGIKRLRQRFKAEKFIVYFQAYTNTYADLMTLKQRYDSVKNFEDIVGISIATRPDCINEGILDLINSYTEDYEVWIEYGVQSIHQPTLEFINRGHLYEDFLKAVELTRKKEKIKIGAHLIIGLPFETEEMIQETAKALAILKLDGIKLHPLYIVKDTKLEMLFHQKLYQPLGLNKYLDLVIGFLEHLWPKTVIQRISADCPKELLVAPSWILNKNQVLQEVERRLLEEERFQGKLWQEIKKRKSFA
- a CDS encoding response regulator, which produces MSRSKKILIIDDNEDTGQVLSFALQDRGYKVEIALTGRESLEKLKQKCFNLSLIDMKLPDIEGIELLKSLRKSYPEMVEVVITGHASLENSVKALNAGAWAYITKPFQMEEVLITLKEALEHQQLTVENKKLIKKLKEEIVMHKNLEKERQQNLRELEKTMDGAIEAISLIIESRDPYTAGHQKRVANLACTIAREMGVSEKRIKGLYLAGLIHDLGKIHIPAEILSSPSLLTEAEYSMFKVHPQIGYDILKHIEFPWPIANIILQHHERIDGSGYPHGFHDDDILLEAKILAVADVVDAITSHRPYRPALGIERALEEIFCHQDTLYDSAVVNACLKLFSEKKF
- the serA gene encoding phosphoglycerate dehydrogenase yields the protein MKVLVSDTLPQESLELLRKEKDLEVDVKTKLSPQELISCISNYQVLLIRSGTKVTKEVINAASNLQIIGRAGVGIDNVDVEAATRRGIIVMNTPDGNTISTAEHTIALILSLSRNIPFAHYSLRNKEWKREKFAGVELFDKTIGIIGLGRIGTEVAKRIKAFQMRVIGYDPYVSEERVESLGIEMVGLEQLYKESDYITLHVTKTPETKNMISKKEIELMKSEVRIINCARGGLIQEQDLIEALRNKRIAGAALDVYEQEPPAESELFSLDNCITVPHLGASTKEAQLNVGVDIVKQALEVLKGGMAKNAINIPQIDGNLLNQLKPYLNLGEKLGSFQGQLASAAIEEVAIEYAGDMTKYDLKAVSIAILKGLLSAMIDDALVNFVNAPFLAKERGIKVVESKSSQREDFNNLISVTVKTNKGKSSIAATLFHKDDARLVYLENFRIDAIPSGYMLVLSNIDKPGVVGRIGTILGNNNINIAALYMGREPIKDKQILVINVDSFVPEEVISEIRNLEEILRVKLIRL
- a CDS encoding cytidine deaminase; amino-acid sequence: MERIDKINYYLNIATECLKRGTCLRRNFGAVIVKNDQILSTGYTGAPRMQKNCIDLGFCIREKLRVPRGSNYELCRSVHAEMNAIINVSRIDMLDSTLFLSGIEVSTNEYVKNAKPCKLCRRFIINAGIGKVIVREAHHTYKEYLTADWIEEDDELLLNGVEINDY